The following proteins are co-located in the Paraphotobacterium marinum genome:
- a CDS encoding MMPL family transporter has product MNTKKYLASIWLLFLLLIILIFIHKNKDVVFGKFPIESNIFKLLPSDQQNPILDQAFQKVSKKVDQKIIFLLSNKNENLAIQTANTLKTALKNNHSTAQINLESNQFDFHKIFKNLFGFRYQLIDTKDRELILTDPNSFTEKTIQKIYSPFSNVSSEELKSDPFLLFRTYILNNLSFNTNFVPEHGYLIQKKNNQNYILMTGSLQQSSYDKSSLNAALKIKDIVNKLKQDTSTQIFYTGTVFYAQHGITSAQNEIQTIGLGSLIGIILLFICVFKKFHPLALTFISLLVGFLCGFIFTDIIFNEVHIFSIVFGMSLIGISVDYSFFFFANKLYLGNQWTKKSSLENIITPISLGLLTCIVGFLCLMWTPFPGFHQLSIFAIFGLTGSFITVILWYPFLNSQKSKTNVGFLTTVIQKWLQFYTKKLQLFLLIIFILLSLFGLINIKFNDDIQQLQSLPINLTTMTKFIEKVTSFNPSFGSFLVTGDSVNSLLRNNELLTNNLQNEKIKYLSLTQLIPSEQTQKMNFEIYQKLIKNNLSKINDTLKISPPIKMSDVLANHFQSIPLDILLLNQKNNPLNTFWLGKIGNKYASLIVLNQPITSKQIQLLTENPNVFFLNKAKSISQVFKEYRKRFMYLFSISLIMVFLILIIRYGFFNGFKTLIPPLIACLSAIGISSLIFSNLNIFNLIPLTLILGIGIDYSLFFREMNKNDNKHICMIFLATTLSAITTLLSFGLLSLSETEAIQHFGFTIVIGIIVAWLLAPLSSRNIK; this is encoded by the coding sequence ATGAATACTAAAAAATATCTCGCTTCTATTTGGTTACTATTTTTACTTTTAATAATCTTAATTTTCATACATAAAAATAAAGATGTAGTTTTTGGTAAGTTTCCTATTGAGTCAAATATTTTTAAACTACTACCATCTGATCAACAAAATCCAATTTTAGATCAAGCTTTTCAAAAAGTATCTAAAAAAGTAGATCAAAAAATTATATTTCTTTTGAGCAATAAAAATGAAAATCTGGCCATTCAAACTGCAAATACTTTAAAGACTGCTCTTAAAAACAACCATTCAACTGCTCAGATTAACCTTGAAAGCAATCAATTTGATTTTCACAAAATATTTAAGAATTTATTTGGTTTTAGATATCAATTAATAGATACAAAAGATCGTGAATTAATTTTGACTGACCCTAACTCTTTTACTGAAAAAACCATACAGAAAATTTATAGTCCTTTTTCAAACGTATCAAGTGAAGAATTAAAATCAGATCCTTTTTTATTATTTCGGACTTATATTTTAAATAATTTAAGTTTTAATACTAATTTTGTTCCTGAACATGGGTACTTAATTCAAAAAAAGAACAATCAAAATTATATTTTGATGACGGGTTCTCTTCAACAATCATCGTATGATAAATCATCCTTAAATGCTGCCCTTAAAATTAAAGATATTGTAAATAAATTAAAACAAGATACTTCTACTCAAATATTTTATACAGGGACTGTTTTTTATGCCCAGCATGGAATAACAAGTGCGCAAAACGAAATACAAACTATTGGATTAGGTTCCTTAATTGGAATAATTTTGCTGTTTATTTGCGTATTTAAAAAATTCCATCCACTAGCTTTAACCTTTATATCATTACTTGTTGGGTTTTTATGTGGTTTTATATTTACCGATATCATTTTTAACGAAGTCCATATTTTTAGTATAGTTTTTGGTATGAGTTTAATTGGTATATCCGTCGATTATTCTTTTTTCTTTTTTGCAAATAAGTTATATTTAGGAAATCAATGGACAAAAAAATCATCTCTTGAAAATATTATCACTCCAATTTCACTTGGTCTTTTGACCTGCATTGTAGGCTTTTTATGTTTAATGTGGACTCCTTTCCCAGGGTTTCATCAACTTTCTATTTTCGCTATTTTTGGCTTAACTGGATCATTTATCACAGTTATTCTTTGGTATCCCTTTCTAAATAGTCAAAAATCAAAAACAAATGTGGGGTTCTTAACTACAGTTATCCAAAAATGGCTCCAATTTTACACTAAAAAATTACAACTTTTTTTATTGATAATTTTTATATTATTATCACTTTTTGGGTTGATAAATATAAAGTTTAATGATGATATTCAACAACTGCAGTCTCTGCCAATTAATTTAACTACAATGACTAAATTTATAGAAAAAGTAACAAGCTTTAATCCTTCATTTGGATCCTTTTTGGTCACTGGTGATTCTGTTAATTCTCTATTAAGAAATAATGAGCTTTTAACTAATAATTTACAAAATGAAAAAATTAAGTATTTAAGCCTTACCCAACTCATACCATCCGAACAAACCCAAAAAATGAATTTTGAAATTTACCAAAAACTTATTAAAAATAATTTATCTAAAATAAATGATACTTTAAAAATATCACCACCAATTAAAATGTCAGATGTTTTAGCAAATCATTTTCAGTCTATACCTCTAGATATTTTGTTATTAAATCAAAAAAATAACCCTCTAAACACATTTTGGTTAGGTAAAATAGGTAATAAATATGCTTCTTTAATTGTTTTAAACCAGCCTATCACCAGTAAACAAATTCAACTTTTAACAGAAAATCCAAACGTTTTTTTCCTTAATAAAGCTAAATCAATTAGTCAAGTATTTAAAGAATATAGAAAGAGATTTATGTATTTATTCAGTATATCTTTGATTATGGTTTTTCTCATTTTAATCATTAGGTATGGATTCTTCAATGGATTTAAAACTTTAATACCTCCATTAATTGCATGTTTATCTGCTATCGGAATAAGCTCTCTTATTTTTAGTAACTTAAATATTTTTAATTTAATACCATTAACATTAATTTTAGGAATAGGGATTGATTACAGTCTTTTCTTTCGAGAAATGAATAAAAATGATAACAAACATATTTGTATGATTTTTCTTGCAACAACCTTATCAGCTATCACTACACTTTTATCCTTCGGTCTGCTATCTTTAAGCGAAACAGAAGCAATTCAACACTTTGGGTTTACTATCGTAATCGGTATTATTGTGGCTTGGCTTCTTGCTCCATTATCATCAAGGAATATAAAATGA
- a CDS encoding DUF3261 domain-containing protein has protein sequence MKQVNFVVFAVICLLISSCSSNYVSNQESSNRISLGQNESLSLPPPSSISKIANHSFLVTLTTQEKTIPIQINTDQQTSYMLGFTSWGTRSLTLSYSNNKIFINDINALSNINTDYKKYF, from the coding sequence ATGAAACAGGTTAATTTTGTGGTTTTCGCCGTTATTTGTTTATTAATCAGTTCCTGCTCTTCAAATTACGTTTCTAATCAAGAGAGCTCAAATAGAATATCCCTAGGACAAAATGAATCTTTATCCTTACCTCCGCCATCGTCTATTTCCAAAATTGCCAATCATTCTTTTTTAGTAACTCTCACTACACAAGAAAAAACTATACCGATTCAAATTAATACTGATCAACAAACCAGCTATATGCTTGGGTTTACATCATGGGGAACGAGATCATTAACATTATCTTATTCAAACAATAAAATATTTATAAATGACATTAATGCATTAAGTAATATTAATACGGACTACAAAAAATATTTTTAG
- a CDS encoding beta-ketoacyl-ACP synthase: MFIYNSAMISALGLDETEIIKNLYSDQSKLQLSSDYLLNHQSTYLGLVGQKYKSENILEKKFNSVNNKLALTALIKLKKSLKDLTQYIPKNRIAVIVGTSTSGFSDAENAFKRLNKHNNLGNDFHYKQQEIGGLSEFVKNYLDLSGPSYTISTACSSSARTLISAQHLMQCGLADAVIVGGCDTICKLTTQGFDSLQSVSQSICKPFETTRDGINIGEAAAFMILTKKRFSKSSLKILGIGQSSDAYHMSAPDPSGLGAERSMLDAITKANIRCEDVGYINAHGTGTKLNDSMESMAIFNLFKDNTPVTSTKNQTGHTLGASGILELSICWLILKKSLEIPVQQNFDLIDPNIQPINVNTQYRVLKNKIILSNSFAFGGNNVSIIIGEG, encoded by the coding sequence TTGTTTATTTATAACTCTGCAATGATTTCAGCACTTGGTTTGGATGAAACAGAAATAATAAAAAACTTATATTCTGATCAATCAAAACTACAACTCTCAAGTGATTATTTATTAAATCATCAATCAACATATTTGGGTTTAGTTGGACAAAAATATAAATCGGAAAATATTTTAGAAAAAAAATTCAATTCCGTTAATAATAAATTAGCATTGACTGCATTAATAAAACTAAAGAAATCATTAAAAGATCTCACACAGTATATTCCAAAAAATCGAATAGCTGTCATAGTTGGAACTTCAACATCTGGGTTTAGTGATGCCGAAAACGCATTCAAAAGATTAAACAAGCATAATAATCTAGGTAATGATTTCCATTATAAGCAACAAGAAATTGGCGGTCTTAGTGAATTTGTTAAAAATTATTTAGATCTTTCAGGTCCATCCTATACAATTTCCACAGCATGTTCTTCAAGTGCAAGAACGCTAATATCTGCTCAACATTTAATGCAATGCGGATTGGCTGATGCTGTTATTGTTGGTGGTTGTGATACTATTTGTAAACTTACAACACAGGGTTTTGACAGCCTTCAGTCAGTATCACAAAGTATATGTAAACCGTTTGAAACAACTAGAGATGGAATCAATATTGGAGAAGCGGCCGCATTTATGATCTTAACCAAAAAGCGCTTTTCAAAATCTTCTTTAAAAATTTTAGGGATAGGACAAAGTTCTGATGCATACCACATGTCTGCACCAGATCCATCAGGATTAGGAGCAGAAAGAAGTATGTTAGATGCAATCACAAAAGCGAATATAAGATGTGAAGATGTTGGGTATATCAATGCTCATGGAACAGGCACTAAATTAAATGACTCCATGGAGAGTATGGCTATTTTTAATCTTTTTAAAGATAATACGCCCGTTACTTCAACAAAAAATCAAACGGGTCATACTCTTGGGGCTAGTGGAATTCTTGAGCTATCAATTTGTTGGTTAATTCTTAAAAAAAGTTTAGAGATACCTGTACAGCAGAACTTTGATTTAATTGATCCAAACATACAGCCGATAAATGTTAACACCCAGTATCGAGTTTTAAAAAATAAAATTATACTTTCTAACTCTTTTGCTTTTGGTGGTAATAACGTAAGTATTATTATAGGTGAAGGATAA
- a CDS encoding ApeP family dehydratase, which produces MKYPPITDLILHSGNMQFIDDIIKITDHNIICQSVIKPHNPYWDHKSNCLPSWIGIEFMAQSIAIWSGYHYYISNQKIPMGLLLGTRNYNSYTHKFNLDETIIMQAELLIKNVSSAAFKCSIHAQENLLAESQINIFEKQI; this is translated from the coding sequence ATGAAATACCCCCCAATTACAGATTTAATTTTGCATTCTGGTAATATGCAATTTATAGATGATATAATTAAAATTACAGATCATAATATTATATGTCAGTCAGTTATTAAGCCTCATAATCCATATTGGGATCATAAATCTAATTGTTTACCTTCATGGATAGGTATTGAATTTATGGCACAATCCATTGCGATATGGTCTGGGTATCATTATTATATCTCAAATCAAAAAATTCCTATGGGACTACTCTTAGGTACACGAAATTATAATTCATATACTCATAAATTTAATTTAGATGAAACTATTATTATGCAAGCAGAGCTTTTAATTAAAAATGTAAGTTCAGCCGCCTTTAAATGTTCAATTCATGCTCAAGAAAACTTGCTAGCTGAAAGTCAAATCAACATTTTTGAAAAACAAATTTAA
- the fabG gene encoding 3-oxoacyl-ACP reductase FabG, protein MNKLVLITGSSKGIGKAIAIRLCQLEYNIVIHFNKDKINAIKTCEEIEQICGIYPQMVQFDISNREECKSKLENFINKHGAFYGIVNNAGLYEDCNFPSMQPDQWDKVINANLGGFYNVLHPCIMPMIQARKGGRIISITSVSGLIGNRGQVNYSASKAGIIGASKSLAIELAKRKITVNCIAPGLINNANENDIKEFEQQIINNIPIKRKGTSEEIAYAVEFLMSDLSSYTTKQVISINGGLI, encoded by the coding sequence ATGAATAAGTTAGTACTAATCACAGGGTCTAGTAAAGGTATAGGAAAAGCAATTGCTATTAGATTGTGTCAATTAGAATACAATATCGTAATACACTTTAATAAAGATAAAATTAATGCAATAAAAACATGTGAAGAAATCGAACAAATATGCGGTATATATCCTCAAATGGTTCAATTTGATATTTCCAATAGAGAGGAGTGTAAGAGTAAATTAGAAAACTTCATTAATAAACATGGCGCATTTTATGGTATAGTTAATAATGCTGGTTTGTATGAAGATTGTAACTTTCCATCTATGCAACCCGATCAATGGGATAAAGTTATTAATGCAAATTTAGGGGGGTTTTATAATGTCCTACATCCATGTATCATGCCTATGATTCAGGCACGTAAAGGTGGAAGAATTATTTCAATCACATCAGTGTCTGGACTTATAGGTAATCGAGGCCAAGTAAATTATAGTGCCTCAAAGGCTGGTATTATCGGTGCTTCAAAATCTCTAGCCATAGAGTTAGCAAAGCGAAAAATCACAGTGAATTGCATTGCCCCTGGACTAATAAATAATGCTAATGAAAACGATATTAAGGAATTCGAGCAACAAATTATAAACAATATCCCTATCAAAAGAAAAGGAACATCAGAGGAAATTGCTTATGCCGTTGAATTTCTTATGTCCGATCTATCCTCTTACACCACTAAACAAGTAATATCTATCAATGGAGGCCTGATATGA
- a CDS encoding beta-ketoacyl-ACP synthase — protein MINYPKRVVVTGMGLVSSLGHSPADFFLKLREYKNTVRLIDEFTSTIGLNTHLGCPVKPFDLPDTFTRKKLRTMGKVSQFACLATQYAIKDANFAQDYLIHNQNVGVAYGSCSGSSDALADFASVIKDKNTSTLNANTYLKMMSHTTAVNIGLFFNLSGRIIPTSSACTSSSQAIGYAYESIKHGLQKVMIAGGADELCTSQVAVFDTLFAASIKNKTPNLTPSPFDVDRDGLVLGEGAGTLILEEYEHAQKRGANIYAELVGFSTNSDGSHPTQPEYESMQDCMQTALFNADINHTEIDYISAHATGTIKGDIAESIATKNVFGSQVPVSSLKSYIGHTLGACGAIESINGIEMMSNNWIHPTLNLNEIDPNCAELNYVLQKGKNHDINMFINNNFAFGGINTSLIFKKF, from the coding sequence ATGATAAACTATCCCAAAAGAGTTGTGGTTACTGGAATGGGTCTGGTATCAAGCCTAGGTCATTCACCAGCAGATTTTTTTTTAAAGCTGAGAGAATATAAAAACACAGTACGTCTTATTGATGAATTTACTTCTACAATTGGTCTTAATACCCATTTAGGGTGTCCTGTTAAACCATTTGATTTACCCGATACTTTTACAAGAAAAAAATTACGTACTATGGGTAAAGTGTCCCAGTTTGCATGCCTGGCAACTCAATATGCTATTAAAGATGCTAATTTTGCTCAAGATTATCTAATTCATAACCAAAATGTCGGTGTTGCTTACGGATCATGTTCGGGTAGTTCAGATGCACTTGCTGACTTTGCATCAGTTATCAAAGATAAAAACACATCTACTCTAAATGCCAACACATACCTTAAAATGATGTCTCACACAACTGCAGTTAACATTGGTTTATTCTTTAACTTATCAGGAAGAATCATTCCTACAAGCTCAGCTTGCACTTCATCTAGTCAAGCGATTGGCTATGCATATGAATCTATAAAACATGGACTTCAAAAAGTTATGATTGCAGGTGGCGCTGATGAGTTATGTACTTCTCAAGTAGCAGTATTTGATACCCTTTTTGCTGCAAGTATAAAAAATAAAACTCCAAATTTGACACCCTCACCATTTGACGTTGACCGTGATGGACTTGTTCTAGGAGAAGGAGCTGGTACTCTTATACTTGAAGAATATGAGCATGCTCAAAAACGCGGAGCTAATATATACGCAGAGCTTGTTGGATTTTCAACAAATTCAGATGGGTCTCATCCTACACAACCTGAATATGAATCAATGCAAGATTGTATGCAAACTGCTTTATTTAATGCAGATATCAATCATACAGAAATAGATTATATTTCTGCTCATGCTACCGGAACAATAAAAGGGGATATTGCTGAGTCAATAGCGACAAAAAATGTTTTTGGTAGCCAGGTTCCTGTCAGTAGTTTAAAAAGCTACATAGGACATACTTTAGGCGCTTGTGGAGCAATTGAATCCATTAATGGTATAGAAATGATGTCAAATAACTGGATACATCCAACTCTCAACTTAAATGAAATCGATCCAAATTGTGCAGAATTAAATTATGTTTTACAAAAAGGTAAAAATCATGACATTAATATGTTTATAAATAATAATTTTGCTTTTGGTGGAATTAATACCTCATTGATATTCAAAAAATTTTAA
- a CDS encoding L,D-transpeptidase family protein, with amino-acid sequence MRAPIYLYVNVPDFKLQVFRNYNKVFESKVITGRYKRPTGLFSSEMRNIVINPTWNVPEGIKKKDIIPNVKRNIHYLRKNKINIIRSWQNPRKISPYSINWRNVNARNFPFQFQQTPGRHNSLGKVKFDFPNNFAIFLHDTSSKIFS; translated from the coding sequence ATGAGAGCTCCAATTTATTTGTATGTTAATGTGCCTGATTTTAAGTTACAAGTATTTAGAAATTATAATAAGGTTTTTGAATCTAAAGTTATAACAGGAAGATATAAAAGACCTACTGGATTATTTTCTTCAGAAATGAGAAATATAGTCATAAATCCGACATGGAATGTACCGGAGGGAATTAAAAAGAAAGATATAATACCAAATGTTAAACGGAATATTCATTACTTACGTAAAAATAAAATAAATATTATTAGAAGTTGGCAAAACCCAAGAAAGATTTCACCGTACTCAATTAATTGGAGAAATGTTAACGCCAGAAATTTCCCATTTCAATTTCAGCAAACTCCAGGAAGACATAACTCTTTAGGTAAAGTTAAATTTGATTTTCCAAATAACTTCGCAATTTTTCTACACGACACCTCTTCAAAAATCTTTTCATGA
- a CDS encoding peptidoglycan-binding protein, translating to MNTVGNNLPNMDPLINYEQLLKLRPLKYNYQASLVYLKKLNEQQDIQIRLNQGLIRHNKVIPYGKQLIEKLNFYNDLDDFTYEYLSTKKVILNQGEVNLAIKNFQRRNGLKVDGVIGNETIRALNNSFSNDQRILALNMQRTRLKK from the coding sequence GTGAATACAGTAGGTAATAATTTACCAAATATGGATCCTTTAATTAATTACGAACAACTTTTAAAATTAAGACCCTTAAAATACAATTACCAAGCATCATTGGTCTATCTGAAGAAATTAAACGAACAACAGGATATACAAATTAGACTAAACCAAGGGTTAATTAGGCATAATAAAGTTATACCTTATGGGAAGCAATTAATTGAAAAGCTGAACTTTTATAATGACCTGGATGATTTTACTTATGAATATTTATCAACTAAGAAGGTAATTTTGAATCAAGGAGAAGTAAACTTAGCAATAAAAAACTTTCAACGTAGGAATGGTCTTAAAGTTGATGGCGTTATAGGAAATGAGACTATTAGAGCACTAAATAATAGTTTTTCAAATGATCAGAGAATACTTGCTCTTAATATGCAACGGACTAGATTAAAAAAATGA
- the phaC gene encoding class I poly(R)-hydroxyalkanoic acid synthase, which translates to MYKNFFTDYLDQLQKCNQKWWEEIENNKTTFNSPLGKAINEVNLDDITKLLEKAVSNPDALMKVQMNWWENQFKIWQSISQPTQAQQEHDLIEPDKGDKRFNHPAWKEESMFNFIKQSYLLFSNTVQQTIDSVDGIEPEVKERLSFFSRQAVNAMSPSNFISTNPELMKLTIESNGQNLVKGIKLLKEDLDASAEMLKVRMTNSAAFELGKNIANTAGDVIYRNDLFELIEYKPTTEKVNKTPLLFIPPFINKYYILDLREKNSMIKWLVEQGHRVFLMSWKNPNSEMAKVGFEDYVVDGALNAINIVSDVTKQKEINVSGYCIGGTLLATTLAYLKATGQKSKVKTATFFTTLLDFSQPGELGSFINDQVITAIEEQNTSKGYLDGRSLSVTFSLLRENSLYWNYYIDNYLKGNSPVDFDMLYWNSDSTNVSAKCHNNILRDFYLDNSLANGKFKVKGVEIDLSAVDTNSYFISTKEDHIALWQATYRGALMFKGDKTFVLGDSGHIAGIVNHPSKNKYSYYTNTKLVESPEDWKNDMKVNEGSWWTHWNEWLSKNSPSTKVLAPKNAGNYEFKSINVAPGDYVKETLS; encoded by the coding sequence ATGTACAAGAACTTTTTTACGGATTACCTTGATCAGCTTCAAAAATGTAACCAAAAATGGTGGGAAGAAATTGAAAACAATAAAACGACTTTCAATTCACCATTAGGAAAAGCAATTAATGAAGTTAACTTAGATGATATAACTAAGTTACTTGAAAAAGCAGTCAGTAATCCCGATGCTTTAATGAAAGTCCAAATGAACTGGTGGGAAAACCAATTTAAAATTTGGCAAAGTATTTCACAACCAACACAAGCTCAACAAGAACATGATTTGATAGAGCCAGACAAAGGTGATAAAAGATTTAATCATCCAGCCTGGAAAGAAGAGTCAATGTTTAATTTCATCAAACAATCTTATTTACTTTTTAGTAATACAGTTCAACAAACCATAGATAGTGTTGATGGGATTGAGCCAGAAGTTAAAGAACGTTTAAGTTTCTTTTCTCGACAGGCTGTAAATGCCATGTCTCCAAGTAACTTTATTTCAACAAATCCAGAATTAATGAAATTGACCATTGAATCCAATGGGCAAAATCTTGTAAAAGGGATCAAGTTACTTAAAGAAGATTTAGATGCAAGTGCTGAGATGTTAAAAGTAAGAATGACAAACAGTGCAGCCTTTGAATTAGGTAAAAACATTGCTAATACTGCAGGTGATGTTATTTATCGAAATGATCTATTTGAATTAATAGAATACAAACCAACGACTGAAAAAGTAAATAAAACTCCATTATTATTTATCCCACCATTTATAAATAAATATTATATTTTAGACTTACGTGAAAAAAACTCTATGATTAAATGGTTGGTTGAACAAGGTCACCGTGTTTTTTTAATGTCATGGAAAAACCCTAATAGTGAAATGGCAAAAGTTGGTTTTGAAGATTATGTTGTTGATGGTGCCCTAAATGCAATTAATATTGTTTCTGATGTTACAAAACAAAAAGAAATAAATGTAAGTGGATATTGTATTGGTGGGACTCTTTTAGCGACAACTCTTGCCTATTTGAAAGCGACTGGTCAAAAATCTAAAGTAAAAACAGCAACATTTTTTACTACGTTATTGGATTTTTCTCAACCGGGAGAATTAGGAAGTTTTATCAATGATCAAGTTATTACGGCTATAGAAGAGCAAAATACTTCCAAAGGTTATTTAGATGGTCGTTCACTTAGTGTTACTTTTAGTTTATTAAGAGAAAATAGCCTATACTGGAATTACTATATTGATAACTATCTTAAAGGAAATAGTCCTGTAGACTTTGACATGTTGTATTGGAATAGTGATAGTACAAATGTTTCTGCTAAATGTCATAATAATATCCTGAGAGATTTTTATCTTGATAATAGTTTGGCAAATGGTAAGTTCAAAGTGAAAGGTGTTGAAATTGACTTATCAGCAGTGGATACAAACAGCTACTTTATTTCTACAAAAGAAGACCATATTGCACTTTGGCAAGCTACTTATCGTGGTGCACTTATGTTTAAAGGCGATAAAACTTTTGTTTTAGGCGATTCAGGTCATATTGCTGGTATCGTTAATCACCCATCCAAAAATAAATATTCATATTATACTAATACAAAATTAGTCGAATCTCCTGAAGATTGGAAAAATGATATGAAGGTTAATGAAGGATCATGGTGGACACACTGGAATGAATGGTTATCAAAAAATAGTCCCTCTACTAAAGTGTTAGCACCTAAAAATGCTGGAAATTATGAGTTTAAGTCTATTAACGTTGCTCCTGGCGATTATGTAAAAGAAACATTATCATAA
- a CDS encoding phasin family protein — MYTDMFKSFSEQAEKTFAPLVKFNKLCAKNVEELTHLQLSAARSYSELGLSQLKAATDIKDVQSLVSFNSSQIDALTRLSQQMVEDSKKFSAVAQDFKADCDALVAENVKEVAPAA, encoded by the coding sequence ATGTATACTGATATGTTTAAATCTTTTTCTGAGCAAGCTGAAAAAACTTTTGCTCCTTTAGTTAAATTCAACAAACTATGCGCAAAAAACGTAGAAGAGTTAACTCACCTACAACTTTCTGCTGCACGTTCATATTCTGAGTTAGGTTTGTCTCAACTTAAAGCTGCAACTGATATCAAGGATGTTCAATCTTTAGTTAGTTTTAACAGCTCACAAATTGACGCTCTAACTCGTTTATCTCAACAAATGGTTGAAGATAGCAAAAAATTCTCAGCTGTAGCACAAGATTTTAAAGCTGATTGTGATGCTTTAGTTGCTGAAAATGTAAAAGAAGTAGCACCAGCAGCTTAA
- a CDS encoding acetyl-CoA C-acetyltransferase, producing MSKIYIVSAKRTPIGSFCGALKTESAAKLAAVAIKAALTEANLPAEAVDEVILGNVVGTGQGMGPGRQASILAGIPAEVPAYTLNMVCGSGMKTIMDAAAHIKAGDADVVVAAGAENMSQIPFATESNVREGNKMGNIQLSDLLITDGLTDAFNKYHMGVTAENVVSEVNLSREQQDEFALSSQRKAVAAIEAGKFADEITPVEVVTRRSTNVVDTDEYPKQDASIEKLAKLRPAFKKDGSVTAGNASGINDGGSAVIVASEEAVKKYNLTPIMEVESYAQAGLAPEVMGLGPVPAVMKALDKANLSINDLGLLELNEAFAGQALGVAYQLADKLEVQVGSILEKANVNGGAIALGHPLGASGNRIVVSLIHEMRRRNTQYGLASLCIGGGMGTAIVLKNV from the coding sequence ATGTCAAAAATTTATATTGTTAGTGCAAAAAGAACTCCAATTGGTAGCTTTTGTGGAGCACTTAAAACAGAATCAGCGGCTAAATTAGCTGCAGTAGCTATTAAGGCTGCTTTAACTGAAGCGAATCTACCAGCGGAAGCAGTAGATGAAGTTATACTAGGAAATGTAGTGGGAACTGGTCAAGGTATGGGACCAGGTCGACAAGCATCAATTTTAGCTGGAATTCCAGCAGAAGTACCTGCATATACCTTAAACATGGTTTGTGGTAGTGGAATGAAAACCATCATGGATGCAGCTGCTCACATTAAAGCAGGTGATGCAGATGTTGTTGTTGCTGCAGGTGCCGAAAATATGTCACAAATACCTTTTGCGACTGAATCTAATGTTCGTGAAGGTAACAAAATGGGTAATATTCAATTATCTGACTTATTAATTACCGATGGATTAACAGATGCTTTCAATAAGTATCACATGGGTGTAACGGCTGAAAACGTAGTAAGTGAAGTTAATTTATCAAGAGAGCAACAGGATGAATTTGCTTTATCTAGCCAGAGAAAAGCAGTTGCTGCAATAGAAGCAGGAAAATTTGCTGACGAAATCACACCTGTTGAAGTTGTCACAAGGCGTTCAACGAATGTAGTTGATACAGATGAGTATCCAAAGCAAGATGCAAGTATTGAAAAATTAGCTAAGTTAAGACCTGCTTTCAAAAAAGATGGCTCTGTAACTGCAGGTAATGCTTCTGGAATTAATGATGGTGGAAGCGCAGTCATCGTAGCTTCAGAAGAAGCAGTTAAAAAATACAACTTAACACCAATTATGGAAGTTGAAAGTTATGCTCAAGCAGGGCTAGCACCAGAAGTAATGGGTTTAGGTCCAGTACCAGCAGTCATGAAAGCTTTAGATAAAGCAAACTTATCTATCAATGATTTGGGCTTATTAGAGTTAAATGAAGCGTTTGCCGGTCAAGCTCTTGGTGTTGCGTATCAGTTAGCGGATAAATTAGAAGTTCAAGTTGGTAGTATACTTGAAAAAGCTAACGTTAATGGTGGAGCTATTGCTTTAGGTCATCCATTAGGAGCATCTGGAAATAGAATTGTAGTAAGTTTAATTCACGAAATGCGTCGCCGTAATACTCAATATGGTTTAGCTTCTCTTTGTATTGGCGGCGGAATGGGTACAGCTATTGTACTAAAAAATGTTTAA